In Thalassoglobus sp. JC818, a single window of DNA contains:
- a CDS encoding ThuA domain-containing protein produces the protein MNKIFVAARAANPSAIALTFMLLVWATTESVGQETLRQLVPATEMWSDPALPIKDNLMLWLDASRIDSAFEARGVTAPAESEPVSVWPDASGNRRDLTQTETDRQPVFHQTGDFRSVLFSGDDFLSSSIAETTCDELTVFIVSATYSTPAPYSAWISFSAKDRNDYQSGLNIDQGSGSASTQRSINVEGVGAGGESNLLKGPIEFGSVTHMCVTSSGGPDGIGVWVNGDFQGSRPRQTDSSIHTEEVVLGGRRYNNSGGSPEPQAFFDGDIAEILVYDRLLTEDQRRRVEEYLKHKYRTTKKLPVPIRTDRGEPLVRVENPPLAQVFVPGFAVREVPIELPNINNILYRPDGTLIALGYNGNIWRLTDTNGDGLPDQYSLFWENHGEILSPIGMDLTTPGFPDGDGVYVACKGKCTLILDTDRDGRADEERILANDWQPLQHNVDCLGVAVSPKDGSVYFGRGTTDFTNAYLINDKGESQFDLSSERGTILRISPDGKQREIVCTGIRFPVGLRFNRAGDLFCTDQEGATWLANGNPFDELLHIQTGRHYGFPPRHPKHLPDVIDEPSTFDYGPQHQSTCGFCFNEPITPDGNTFGPDHWVGDAFVTGYSRGKLYRTELSKTEAGYVARNHLFACLNMLPVDCCLTPDGGLLVAVHSGGPDWGSGPAGIGKLLKVEYREPESPQPTLVWPASSHELRVEFDRPIPAERLRGTMEQVEITAGPFVRAGDRFESLWPGYSVVHAQQRSPRRRIRIHSVQQTADLRTLVIATDQLSVAEHYSLTLPRSICEAQETQGSKDESQQIDAIDLGFNLSGCEAAFSQHGEVVWSGWLPTLDLKAAREWTTGSAFHDQLWRVAQEPGEWRLSAQMRLDAMLRPKVQPGSQIEYELPPEVVHLDVPGGTELQVHREGGTISEASGIAVESGDLADVNVRFESDSLEQALKFSIAYRTNEDERLRPMPPSRVLLPWAKTENHEVQSKDLAEIPELKGGSWARGWSVFHNSEKGCAKCHSIHGSGNSIGPDLSNLIHRDYASVLRDITNPSFAINPDYLTSIYLLDDGRVIQGFSQTVKGQLHVSDSAGKTTVIDPDEIELVKPSSKSVMPEGLLKTLSDQEQRDLLTFLLTRGPSMPTVGVAVDPPSPRSFAEVQSFLSESPLKPNSWKPLRVVLVGGAKDHGPGEHDYPAWLKSWSELFSIAENVTVVQAMEWPDDDELEKADAMVFYQRGDWNQERSDKIDSFLSRGGGLTYIHWAVDGREHAPEFAGRIGKAWGPGSRFRHGPLKVDFDAQDHPIARGFRVLKMVDESYWNLTGELTEVSVLGHSIEENQPRPMFWAKQHSGGRVFVSIPGHYSWTFDDPLFRILLLRGISWSAGEPVDRFNPLVLPGANVTN, from the coding sequence CACGGATAGATTCCGCCTTCGAAGCTCGCGGAGTGACCGCGCCTGCTGAGAGCGAGCCTGTCTCAGTTTGGCCGGATGCTTCTGGAAATCGCCGTGATCTGACGCAAACGGAAACCGATCGGCAGCCAGTTTTTCACCAAACCGGAGACTTTCGATCAGTCCTTTTTTCCGGCGATGACTTTCTTTCATCTTCGATCGCAGAAACGACATGTGACGAGCTGACAGTCTTCATCGTCTCAGCGACGTACTCAACTCCGGCTCCGTACTCCGCGTGGATTTCGTTCAGCGCGAAGGATCGAAATGACTATCAGAGTGGACTCAACATCGATCAGGGAAGTGGTTCTGCCTCCACCCAGCGAAGTATTAATGTCGAAGGTGTCGGCGCAGGTGGGGAATCCAATCTGTTGAAAGGCCCGATCGAGTTCGGATCAGTGACTCACATGTGCGTCACATCAAGCGGTGGCCCTGACGGAATTGGTGTCTGGGTGAATGGTGACTTTCAAGGAAGTCGTCCGCGTCAGACTGACTCCTCGATTCATACAGAAGAAGTCGTGCTGGGTGGTCGTAGATACAACAATAGTGGAGGATCACCTGAGCCGCAGGCTTTTTTCGACGGGGACATCGCAGAAATTCTCGTCTATGACCGCTTACTGACTGAGGATCAACGAAGAAGGGTTGAAGAGTACCTCAAGCACAAATACCGCACGACAAAGAAGTTGCCGGTTCCGATTCGAACAGACAGAGGTGAACCACTCGTTCGCGTTGAAAACCCTCCGTTGGCGCAGGTCTTTGTCCCCGGATTCGCGGTGCGTGAAGTTCCGATCGAATTGCCAAATATTAATAACATTCTATATCGCCCGGACGGAACACTGATCGCATTGGGCTACAACGGAAACATCTGGCGATTAACGGACACAAACGGCGATGGACTTCCGGATCAGTATTCGCTGTTCTGGGAGAATCATGGCGAGATCCTGTCGCCCATCGGAATGGATCTGACCACGCCTGGGTTCCCTGATGGCGACGGAGTCTACGTGGCGTGCAAGGGCAAATGCACTCTCATTTTGGACACCGATCGTGATGGACGTGCTGATGAAGAACGCATTCTCGCCAACGATTGGCAACCTCTGCAGCACAACGTTGACTGCCTGGGAGTCGCTGTTAGCCCGAAAGATGGCAGTGTCTATTTCGGGCGAGGAACTACCGATTTCACGAATGCATACCTCATCAACGACAAGGGTGAGTCGCAGTTCGATCTGAGCAGCGAGCGAGGAACGATCCTCAGGATTTCTCCTGACGGAAAGCAACGGGAGATCGTCTGCACCGGGATTCGCTTTCCGGTCGGTCTTCGATTTAACAGGGCAGGTGATTTGTTCTGCACTGACCAGGAGGGGGCTACATGGCTGGCGAATGGAAATCCGTTCGATGAGTTGCTGCACATCCAAACCGGCAGGCACTATGGCTTTCCTCCTCGGCATCCGAAGCATCTCCCTGATGTCATCGATGAACCAAGCACGTTCGACTACGGGCCGCAACATCAGTCAACGTGCGGATTCTGTTTTAATGAACCGATCACTCCTGACGGCAACACCTTCGGTCCAGATCACTGGGTCGGTGATGCCTTCGTGACTGGATACTCACGAGGAAAACTGTATCGCACGGAGCTGTCGAAAACGGAAGCTGGCTATGTCGCGAGGAACCATCTCTTCGCTTGCCTGAACATGCTCCCGGTTGATTGTTGCCTCACTCCCGATGGCGGATTGCTTGTAGCAGTCCACAGCGGCGGACCTGACTGGGGAAGCGGTCCAGCCGGGATCGGGAAGCTCTTAAAAGTCGAATATCGAGAGCCAGAAAGTCCGCAGCCCACACTGGTTTGGCCAGCATCTTCCCACGAACTGCGTGTCGAGTTTGACCGTCCGATTCCGGCCGAGCGATTGCGTGGAACCATGGAACAAGTCGAAATCACAGCAGGTCCATTTGTTCGTGCTGGGGATCGGTTTGAATCGTTGTGGCCCGGGTATTCGGTCGTCCATGCCCAGCAACGTTCGCCGCGACGGCGGATTCGAATTCATTCGGTTCAGCAAACAGCTGACCTGCGAACATTGGTGATTGCCACCGATCAATTGTCCGTTGCGGAACACTATTCACTCACGCTTCCAAGATCGATATGTGAGGCACAAGAAACACAGGGAAGCAAAGACGAGTCGCAACAAATCGATGCAATCGACCTCGGATTTAACCTCTCGGGATGTGAGGCTGCATTCTCTCAACACGGCGAAGTCGTCTGGAGTGGTTGGCTTCCAACTCTCGACTTGAAAGCAGCGAGAGAATGGACCACCGGTTCGGCGTTTCATGATCAGTTGTGGCGAGTCGCACAAGAGCCCGGAGAATGGAGACTATCTGCGCAAATGCGACTCGATGCGATGCTCCGCCCGAAAGTCCAACCTGGATCTCAAATCGAATACGAATTGCCTCCAGAAGTTGTTCATCTAGACGTCCCCGGTGGAACCGAGCTACAAGTTCACCGGGAGGGTGGCACAATCTCTGAGGCTTCCGGGATCGCTGTTGAATCCGGAGATTTGGCGGATGTTAACGTGCGCTTTGAGTCCGACTCTCTCGAACAAGCGCTGAAATTTTCGATCGCATACAGAACCAATGAAGATGAGCGGTTGCGTCCAATGCCCCCGAGTCGCGTCCTGCTGCCTTGGGCCAAAACTGAAAACCACGAAGTGCAGAGTAAAGATCTTGCCGAGATCCCGGAACTGAAGGGAGGGAGTTGGGCTCGAGGCTGGAGCGTCTTTCACAACTCCGAGAAGGGTTGCGCGAAGTGCCATTCGATTCACGGCAGTGGAAACTCGATCGGTCCGGATCTCTCGAACTTGATCCACCGAGATTACGCGAGCGTTCTCAGAGATATTACGAATCCCAGCTTTGCAATTAACCCTGACTATTTAACTTCGATTTATCTTTTGGATGATGGTCGAGTCATTCAAGGATTCTCACAGACCGTAAAAGGGCAACTGCATGTCAGCGATTCAGCCGGAAAAACGACGGTCATCGATCCTGATGAGATTGAGTTAGTCAAACCATCGAGTAAATCGGTCATGCCTGAAGGGCTGCTCAAAACGCTCTCCGATCAGGAACAACGTGATCTTCTGACATTCCTCCTGACTCGCGGACCGTCGATGCCCACTGTAGGAGTTGCTGTCGATCCACCTTCGCCGCGCAGCTTCGCTGAAGTCCAAAGCTTTCTGTCGGAATCGCCACTCAAACCGAACTCATGGAAGCCGCTGCGAGTCGTTCTGGTCGGCGGGGCGAAAGACCATGGACCGGGCGAACACGACTACCCAGCTTGGCTGAAGAGTTGGAGCGAGTTGTTTTCGATTGCCGAAAACGTCACGGTCGTTCAAGCCATGGAATGGCCTGACGATGACGAACTTGAGAAAGCCGATGCCATGGTCTTCTATCAACGTGGAGACTGGAACCAGGAGCGAAGCGACAAAATCGATAGCTTTTTGAGCCGAGGTGGAGGCCTCACGTATATTCACTGGGCAGTCGATGGCCGTGAGCATGCTCCCGAATTCGCTGGTCGAATTGGAAAGGCGTGGGGACCGGGATCTCGCTTTCGTCACGGTCCGCTGAAAGTAGATTTCGACGCACAGGATCATCCGATCGCACGCGGTTTCAGGGTGCTAAAAATGGTTGACGAGAGTTACTGGAATCTCACCGGCGAGCTCACTGAAGTAAGTGTTCTGGGGCATTCCATTGAGGAAAATCAACCACGTCCGATGTTCTGGGCAAAGCAACACTCCGGTGGACGGGTCTTCGTCTCGATCCCCGGTCATTACTCATGGACGTTTGACGATCCACTTTTTCGAATTCTCCTGTTGCGTGGAATCTCCTGGTCAGCAGGGGAACCAGTCGATCGATTCAACCCGCTCGTGCTCCCCGGAGCGAACGTGACCAACTAG